One window from the genome of Anopheles merus strain MAF chromosome 3R, AmerM5.1, whole genome shotgun sequence encodes:
- the LOC121597749 gene encoding myosin heavy chain, muscle isoform X5: protein MPKPPVQVGEDPDPTEFLFVSLEQKRIDQSKPYDSKKACWVPEEKEGYVLGEIKATKGELVTVALPGGETKDFKKDLVSQVNPPKYEKCEDMSNLTYLNDASVLHNLRQRYYAKLIYTYSGLFCVVINPYKRYPLYTNRCAKMYRGKRRNEVPPHLFAVSDGAYVNMLTNHENQSMLITGESGAGKTENTKKVIAYFATIGASGKKDENAEKKGSLEDQVVQTNPVLEAFGNAKTVRNDNSSRFGKFIRIHFTGSGKLAGADIETYLLEKARVISQQTLERSYHIFYQIMSGSVKGLKEMCFLSNDIYDYNSVSQGKITIPNVDDGEECLLTDEAFNVLGFTQEEKDNIYRITSAVMHMGRMQFKQKGREEQAEADGTEDGDRVAKLLGVGTDDLYKNLLKPRIKVGNEFVTKGQNKDQVTNSVGALCKGIFDRLFKWLVKKCNETLDTKQKRAQFIGVLDIAGFEIFDFNGFEQLCINFTNEKLQQFFNHHMFVLEQEEYKKEGINWAFIDFGMDLLACVELIEKPMGILSILEEESMFPKATDQTFAEKLMTNHLGKSAPFMKPRPPKPGIPAGHFAIGHYAGVVSYNISGWLEKNKDPLNDTVVDQFKKGSNALMVEIFADHPGQSADPAAAKGGRGKKGAGFATVSSSYKEQLNNLMTTLKSTQPHFVRCIIPNEMKTAGVVDAHLVMHQLTCNGVLEGIRICRKGFPNRMMYPDFKLRYKILNPKAVDGLDVEKEGRKIAQLIIEAVGLNADQYRLGMTKVFFRAGVLGQMEEFRDERLSKIMSWMQAWCRGYLSRKEFKKMQEQRVSLEIVQRNLRKYLKLRTWAWWKLWQKVKPLLNVSRVEDQIAKLEEKATKAQEAYEKEEKLRKELEALNSKLLAEKTALLDSLSGEKGALQEYQEKAAKLTAQKNDLENQLRDTQERLAQEEDARNQLFQTKKKLEQEIGSQKKDAEDLELQIQKIEQDKASKDHQIRNLNDEIAHQDELINKLNKEKKMQGEVNQKTAEELQAAEDKVNHLNKVKAKLEQTLDELEDSLEREKKLRGDVEKAKRKVEGDLKLTQEAVADLERNKKELEQTVLRKDKEISALSAKLEDEQSLVGKLQKQIKELQARIEELEEEVEAERQARAKAEKQRADLARELEELGERLEEAGGATSAQIELNKKREAELAKLRRDLEEANIQHEGTLANLRKKHNDAVAEMAEQVDQLNKLKTKAEHDRANMYNELNNTRTACDQLSREKAAQEKIAKQLQHTLNEVQSKLDETNRTLNDFDASKKKLSIENSDLLRQLEDAESQVSQLSKIKISLTQQLEDTKRLADEEARERATLLGKFRNLEHDLDNLREQVEEEAEGKGDIQRQLSKANAEAQLWRSKYESEGVARAEELEEAKRKLQARLAEAEETIESLNQKCIALEKTKQRLATEVEDLQLEVDRASSIANAAEKKQKAFDKIIGEWKLKVDDLAAELDASQKECRNYSTELFRLKGAYEEGQEQLEAVRRENKNLADEVKDLLDQIGEGGRNIHEIEKSRKRLEAEKDELQAALEEAEAALEQEENKVLRAQLELSQVRQEIDRRIQEKEEEFENTRKNHQRALDSMQASLEAEAKGKAEALRMKKKLEADINELEIALDHANKANAEAQKNIKRYQQQLKDVQSALEEEQRARDDAREQLGISERRANALQNELEESRTLLEQADRGRRQAEQELSDAHEQLNEVSAQNASIAAAKRKLESELQTLHSDLDELLNEAKNSEEKAKKAMVDAARLADELRAEQDHAQTQEKLRKALEQQIKELQVRLDEAESNALKGGKKAIQKLEQRVRELESELDSEQRRHADAQKNLRKSERRIKELTFQSEEDRKNHERMQDLVDKLQQKIKTYKRQIEEAEEIAALNLAKFRKAQQELEEAEERADIAEQAATKFRTKGGRAGSVQRGASPAPQRQPSAMPALAGLNLPTFDDHGF, encoded by the exons ATGCCAAAGCCACCAGTTCAGGTCGGAGAGGATCCCGATCCAACTGAGTTCCTTTTCGTCTCGCTCGAGCAGAAGCGTATCGATCAGAGCAAGCCGTACGATTCCAAGAAGGCTTGCTGGGTTCCGGAAGAGAAGGAGGGCTATGTGTTGGGTGAAATCAAGGCCACCAAGGGTGAGCTGGTCACCGTTGCCCTGCCCGGTGGTGAG ACCAAGGACTTCAAGAAGGACTTGGTGTCCCAGGTCAACCCACCGAAATACGAGAAATGCGAGGATATGTCCAACTTGACATATCTTAACGATGCCTCTGTACTCCATAACTTGAGACAGAGATACTACGCTAAGCTTATCTAC ACCTACTCGGGCTTGTTCTGCGTTGTCATCAACCCGTACAAGCGTTACCCGCTGTATACCAACCGTTGCGCCAAGATGTACCGTGGCAAGCGCCGTAATGAAGTGCCGCCGCATCTGTTCGCCGTCTCTGACGGTGCCTACGTCAACATGTTGACGAACCACGAGAACCAGTCTATGCTGATTACCGGTGAATCTGGTGCCGGAAAGACTGAGAACACCAAGAAGGTCATTGCGTACTTCGCCACCATTGGCGCTTCGGGCAAGAAGGACGAGAACGCCGAGAAGAAGGGCTCGCTGGAAGATCAGGTCGTCCAGACTAACCCCGTACTTGAGGCCTTCGGTAACGCCAAGACCGTCCGTAACGATAACTCGTCTCGTTTC GGTAAGTTCATCCGTATCCACTTCACTGGAAGCGGTAAGCTGGCTGGTGCCGATATTGAGACTTACCTGCTGGAGAAAGCCCGTGTCATCTCGCAGCAGACTCTGGAGCGCTCGTACCACATCTTCTACCAGATTATGTCTGGATCCGTCAAGGGATTGAAAG AAATGTGCTTCTTGTCGAACGACATCTACGATTACAACAGCGTTTCTCAGGGTAAAATCACCATTCCCAACGTCGATGACGGCGAGGAATGTCTGTTGACCGAT GAAGCCTTCAACGTTCTGGGTTTCACTCAGGAGGAGAAGGACAACATCTACCGTATCACTTCCGCTGTCATGCACATGGGTCGTATGCAGTTCAAGCAGAAGGGTCGCGAAGAGCAGGCTGAGGCTGACGGTACCGAGGATGGTGACCGTGTTGCTAAGCTGCTCGGTGTCGGCACTGACGATCTGTACAAGAATCTGCTGAAGCCACGTATTAAGGTCGGTAACGAGTTCGTCACCAAGGGTCAGAACAAGGACCAGGTCACCAACTCGGTCGGTGCCCTTTGCAAGGGTATCTTCGATCGTCTCTTCAAGTGGCTGGTCAAGAAGTGTAACGAGACTCTGGACACCAAGCAGAAGCGCGCTCAGTTCATTGGTGTGCTGGATATTGCAGGTTTCGAAATCTTCGAC TTCAACGGTTTCGAGCAGCTCTGTATTAACTTCACCAATGAGAAGCTGCAGCAGTTCTTCAACCACCACATGTTTGTACTGGAGCAGGAAGAATACAAGAAAGAGGGTATCAACTGGGCCTTCATCGATTTCGGTATGGACTTGCTGGCCTGTGTTGAGCTGATCGAAAAG CCCATGGGTATCCTGTCGATTCTTGAGGAAGAGTCTATGTTCCCGAAGGCCACTGATCAGACCTTCGCTGAGAAGCTGATGACGAACCATCTCGGCAAGTCGGCTCCGTTCATGAAGCCGCGCCCACCGAAGCCAGGCATCCCGGCCGGTCACTTCGCCATTGGTCACTACGCTGGTGTTGTGTCGTACAATATCAGTGGATGGCTTGAGAAGAACAAGGATCCGCTGAACGACACTGTCGTCGATCAGTTCAAGAAGGGTAGCAACGCCCTGATGGTTGAGATCTTCGCTGATCACCCAGGCCAGTCGGCTGATCCGGCCGCCGCCAAGGGAGGTCGAGGCAAGAAGGGTGCTGGTTTCGCCACTGTCTCGTCCTCGTACAAGGAACAGCTGAACAACCTGATGACGACGCTGAAGTCTACTCAGCCTCACTTCGTCCGTTGTATCATTCCCAACGAAATGAAGACGGCCGGTGTCGTTGATGCTCACTTGGTCATGCACCAGCTGACTTGTAACGGTGTACTTGAAGGTATCCGTATTTGCCGTAAGGGCTTCCCTAACCGCATGATGTACCCTGACTTCAAGCTGCG CTACAAAATCCTGAATCCCAAAGCCGTCGACGGTTTGGACGTTGAAAAGGAGGGTCGCAAAATTGCTCAATTGATCATCGAAGCCGTTGGGCTGAATGCCGATCAGTACCGTTTGGGAATGACCAAG GTGTTCTTCCGTGCCGGTGTCCTGGGTCAGATGGAGGAGTTCCGTGATGAGCGTCTCAGCAAGATCATGTCCTGGATGCAGGCTTGGTGCCGCGGTTACCTGTCGCGTAAGGAGTTCAAGAAGATGCAGGAGCAGCGCGTCTCCCTGGAGATCGTCCAGCGCAATCTGCGCAAGTACCTGAAGCTGCGTACCTGGGCCTGGTGGAAGCTGTGGCAGAAGGTCAAGCCTCTGCTTAACGTTTCCCGTGTTGAGGACCAGATTGCT AAACTAGAAGAGAAGGCCACGAAGGCTCAGGAGGCCTATGAGAAGGAAGAGAAGCTGCGCAAGGAACTGGAGGCTCTCAACAGCAAGCTGCTGGCTGAGAAGACCGCTCTCTTGGACTCGCTATCCGGTGAGAAGGGTGCCCTCCAGGAATACCAGGAGAAGGCCGCCAAGCTGACCGCCCAGAAGAACGACCTGGAGAACCAGCTGCGC GACACCCAGGAGCGCCTGGCCCAGGAAGAGGATGCCCGCAACCAGCTCTTCCAGACCAAGAAGAAGTTGGAGCAGGAAATCGGCAGCCAGAAGAAGGATGCTGAGGACCTGGAACTGCAGATCCAGAAGATTGAGCAGGACAAGGCCTCGAAGGATCACCAGATCCGCAACCTGAACGATGAGATCGCCCACCAGGATGAGCTCATCAACAAGCTGAACAAGGAGAAGAAGATGCAGGGTGAGGTCAACCAGAAGACCGCCGAAGAGCTGCAGGCCGCCGAAGACAAGGTGAACCACCTGAACAAGGTGAAGGCCAAGCTGGAGCAGACTCTCGATGAGCTGGAGGACTCGCTTGAGCGCGAGAAGAAGCTGCGCGGTGATGTCGAGAAGGCTAAGCGCAAGGTTGAGGGTGACCTCAAGCTGACCCAGGAGGCTGTTGCCGATCTGGAGCGCAACAAGAAGGAGCTGGAGCAGACCGTCCTGCGCAAGGATAAGGAGATCTCCGCCCTGTCTGCCAAGCTGGAAGACGAGCAGTCGCTGGTTGGCAAGCTGCAGAAGCAGATCAAGGAACTGCAGGCTCGCATTGAGGAGCTCGAGGAGGAAGTCGAGGCCGAGCGTCAGGCCCGCGCCAAGGCTGAGAAGCAGCGTGCTGATCTGGCCCGTGAGCTCGAGGAGCTGGGCGAGCGTTTGGAGGAGGCTGGTGGTGCCACCTCGGCCCAGATTGAGCTGAACAAGAAGCGTGAGGCTGAGCTGGCTAAGCTGCGCCGCGATCTGGAGGAAGCCAACATCCAGCATGAGGGCACTCTGGCTAACCTGCGCAAGAAGCACAACGATGCCGTCGCTGAGATGGCCGAGCAGGTCGATCAGCTGAACAAACTGAAGACCAA GGCTGAACATGACCGCGCTAACATGTACAATGAGCTGAACAACACTCGTACTGCCTGCGATCAGCTGTCCCGCGAAAAG GCCGCCCAGGAGAAGATCGCCAAGCAGCTGCAGCACACTCTGAACGAAGTACAAAGCAAGTTGGACGAAACCAACCGCACTCTGAACGATTTCGATGCCTCCAAGAAGAAGCTGTCGATCGAGAACTCCGATCTGCTGCGCCAGCTGGAGGACGCCGAGTCGCAGGTGTCGCAGCTGAGCAAGATCAAGATCTCGCTCACTCAGCAGCTCGAGGATACCAAGCGTCTTGCCGACGAGGAGGCTCGCGAGCGCGCCACCCTGCTGGGCAAGTTCCGCAACCTGGAGCACGACCTGGACAACCTGCGCGAGCAGGTTGAGGAGGAGGCTGAGGGCAAGGGAGACATCCAGCGCCAGCTCAGCAAGGCCAACGCTGAGGCTCAGCTGTGGCGCAGCAAGTACGAGTCGGAGGGCGTTGCCCGTGCCGAGGAGCTCGAGGAGGCCAAGCGTAAGCTGCAGGCCCGCCTTGCCGAGGCTGAGGAGACCATCGAGTCGCTGAACCAGAAGTGCATTGCACTGGAGAAGACCAAGCAGCGCCTGGCCACCGAGGTCGAGGATCTGCAGCTCGAGGTTGACCGTGCCTCGTCGATTGCCAACGCTGCtgagaagaagcagaaggcGTTCGACAAAATCATTGGAGAATGGAAGCTGAAGGTCGACGATCTGGCCGCCGAGCTGGATGCCTCGCAGAAGGAGTGCCGCAACTACTCGACCGAGCTGTTCCGTCTGAAGGGTGCCTACGAGGAGGGCCAGGAGCAGCTTGAAGCCGTCCGCCGTGAGAACAAGAACTTGGCCGATGAGGTCAAGGATCTGCTGGACCAGATCGGTGAGGGTGGCCGCAACATCCACGAGATTGAGAAGTCGCGTAAGCGCCTGGAGGCCGAGAAGGACGAGCTGCAGGCCGCCCTCGAGGAGGCTGAAGCCGCCCTGGAGCAGGAGGAGAACAAGGTTCTGCGTGCTCAACTTGAACTGTCTCAGGTCCGTCAAGAAATTGACCGCCGCATCCAGGAGAAGGAAGAAGAGTTCGAGAACACTCGCAAGAACCACCAGCGCGCCCTGGACTCGATGCAGGCTTCCCTGGAGGCCGAAGCCAAGGGTAAGGCCGAGGCTCTGCGTATGAAGAAGAAGCTGGAAGCCGACATCAACGAGCTGGAGATTGCTCTGGATCACGCCAACAAG GCTAACGCTGAGGCCCAGAAGAACATCAAGcgctaccagcagcagctgaaggACGTCCAGAGCGCCCTGGAGGAGGAACAGCGCGCCCGCGACGATGCCCGCGAGCAGCTGGGTATCTCGGAGCGCCGTGCCAACGCTCTCCAGAACGAACTGGAGGAGTCGCGCACCCTGTTGGAACAGGCCGACCGTGGCCGTCGCCAGGCCGAGCAGGAGCTCAGTGATGCTCACGAGCAGCTGAACGAAGTGTCCGCCCAGAACGCTTCGATCGCCGCCGCCAAGAGGAAGCTCGAGTCTGAGCTGCAGACCCTGCACTCCGACCTGGATGAGCTGCTGAACGAGGCCAAGAACTCCGAGGAGAAGGCCAAGAAGGCTATGGTTGATGCCGCTCGTCTGGCTGATGAGCTGCGCGCCGAGCAGGACCATGCCCAGACCCAGGAGAAGCTGCGCAAGGCGCTTGAGCAGCAGATCAAGGAGCTGCAGGTCCGCCTGGATGAGGCCGAATCGAACGCCCTGAAGGGAGGCAAGAAGGCCATTCAGAAGCTGGAGCAGCGCGTCCGCGAGCTCGAGTCGGAGCTGGACAGCGAACAGAGACGACATGCCGATGCCCAGAAGAACCTGCGCAAGTCGGAGCGTCGCATCAAGGAGCTGACCTTCCAGTCGGAGGAAGACCGCAAGAACCACGAGCGCATGCAGGATCTGGTTGACAAGCTGCAGCAGAAGATCAAGACTTACAAGAGGCAGATTGAGGAAGCCGAGGAGATCGCCGCCCTCAACTTGGCCAAGTTCCGCAAGGCCCAGCAGGAGCTGGAGGAAGCCGAGGAGCGTGCCGACATTGCCGAACAAGCTGCCACCAAATTCCGCACCAAGGGAGGACGTGCCGGTTCCGTACAGCGTGGTGCTAGCCCAGCA CCCCAGAGACAGCCGTCTGCCATGCCTGCTCTTGCAGGACTGAACCTTCCCACATTCGACGATCACGGTTTCTAA